The proteins below come from a single Mycobacterium parmense genomic window:
- a CDS encoding virulence factor Mce family protein, whose protein sequence is MTSAVRARNAANQRAPRRVIRRRGWHALVLLSVALVLSSCGWRGISNVPIPGGPGSGSGAMTIYVQVPDTLAINGNSKVMVADVFVGSIKAIQLKNWVATLTLGIDKNVKLPKNATAKIGQTSLLGSQHVELAAPPNPSPQLLKNGDTIPLKNSSAFPTTEQTLASLALILRGGGIPNLEVLQNEVYNVFNGRGEQIRAFLGKLDTFTDQLNQQRDDITHAIDSTNRLLTYVASRADVLDRVLTEIPPLVKYFANKDYQQHLINAVDSVGRLSQAADQYLSEARGPLHTDLQSLQCPLKELGRGSPYLIGALKLILTQPFDIDTVPKIFRGDYINISLTLDLTYSAIDNAFLTGTGLSGALRALEQSYGRDPESMIPDVRYTPNPNDAPGGPLVERGDRNC, encoded by the coding sequence GTGACGAGCGCGGTACGCGCGAGGAACGCGGCGAACCAAAGGGCACCGAGGCGCGTGATTCGCCGCCGGGGCTGGCACGCGCTGGTGCTTCTCTCGGTCGCACTGGTCCTGAGCTCCTGCGGCTGGCGCGGAATCTCCAACGTGCCCATTCCCGGCGGCCCGGGCAGCGGCTCGGGAGCCATGACCATCTACGTTCAGGTGCCCGACACCCTGGCGATCAACGGCAACAGCAAGGTCATGGTGGCCGACGTCTTCGTCGGTTCGATCAAGGCCATCCAGCTGAAGAACTGGGTCGCCACCCTGACCCTGGGTATCGACAAGAACGTCAAGCTGCCCAAGAACGCCACGGCCAAGATCGGCCAGACGTCACTGCTGGGCTCGCAGCACGTGGAGCTGGCGGCGCCGCCGAACCCGTCGCCGCAGCTGCTCAAGAACGGCGACACCATCCCGCTGAAGAACTCGTCCGCCTTCCCGACGACCGAGCAGACGCTGGCGAGCCTGGCCCTGATCCTGCGCGGCGGCGGCATCCCCAACCTGGAGGTGCTGCAGAACGAGGTCTACAACGTCTTCAACGGGCGGGGTGAGCAGATCCGGGCGTTCCTCGGCAAGCTGGACACCTTCACCGATCAGCTCAACCAGCAACGCGACGACATCACCCATGCAATCGACTCCACCAACCGGTTGCTGACTTACGTGGCCAGCCGGGCGGACGTACTCGACCGGGTGCTCACCGAAATACCGCCGCTGGTCAAGTATTTCGCGAACAAGGACTATCAGCAGCACCTGATCAACGCCGTCGACTCGGTGGGACGGCTCAGCCAGGCCGCCGACCAGTACCTGTCGGAGGCGCGCGGGCCGCTGCACACCGACCTGCAGTCGCTGCAGTGCCCGCTCAAGGAGTTGGGCCGGGGCTCGCCGTACCTGATCGGCGCGCTGAAGCTGATCCTGACCCAGCCGTTCGACATCGACACGGTGCCGAAGATCTTCCGCGGTGACTACATCAACATCTCGCTGACGCTGGACCTGACCTACAGCGCCATCGACAACGCGTTCCTCACAGGTACCGGGCTGTCCGGGGCCCTGCGGGCGCTCGAGCAGTCGTACGGGCGTGACCCCGAGTCGATGATCCCCGACGTGCGCTACACGCCGAATCCGAACGACGCGCCGGGCGGACCGCTGGTCGAGAGGGGGGACAGGAATTGCTGA
- a CDS encoding RDD family protein, with the protein MTLVVENTATTAGPESTQDALAPWKSRVGAGAVDVLPGTAAATTMALVALAVPPRGVWWWCCIAVIGVVVLLMLVNRLLLPAITGWSLGRALFGIVVVRRDGRAVGPWVLLLRDLTHLLDTASVVGWLWPLWDSRRRTFSDLLLRTEVRRASPDRTPAGIRRWAAIAILAAVVLCLGGAAVSYGAVYSNDRAARETRAQIATQGPRIVTQMLSYDPKSLADDFARARSLATENYRKQLAAQQEIVQKGTPVINEYWVTDQSVKAATPDRATMLMFLQGRRGAAPDERYISATVRVTFVKGDDDRWRVDDLAVLTKPRPPGNGR; encoded by the coding sequence GTGACGCTGGTGGTCGAGAACACCGCGACCACCGCCGGCCCTGAATCAACGCAGGATGCTTTGGCGCCGTGGAAGTCTCGCGTCGGTGCCGGTGCGGTCGACGTGCTGCCCGGCACCGCCGCGGCGACGACCATGGCGCTCGTCGCGCTCGCGGTGCCGCCCCGCGGCGTGTGGTGGTGGTGCTGCATCGCCGTCATCGGGGTCGTCGTCCTGCTCATGCTCGTCAACCGGCTGCTGCTGCCCGCGATCACCGGCTGGAGCCTGGGCCGCGCTCTCTTTGGGATCGTCGTCGTGCGGCGAGACGGCCGGGCCGTCGGGCCATGGGTCCTGCTGCTGCGCGACCTGACCCACCTACTCGACACCGCGTCGGTGGTGGGATGGCTTTGGCCACTCTGGGATTCGCGGCGCCGCACCTTTTCCGACCTGCTGCTGCGCACCGAGGTGCGGCGCGCCTCACCGGACCGGACGCCGGCCGGCATCCGGCGGTGGGCGGCGATCGCGATACTCGCCGCGGTGGTGCTGTGCCTCGGCGGTGCCGCCGTGAGCTACGGGGCGGTCTACAGCAACGACCGGGCGGCCCGGGAAACGCGAGCGCAGATCGCCACCCAGGGCCCCAGAATCGTGACCCAGATGCTGTCCTACGACCCGAAATCCCTCGCCGACGACTTCGCGCGCGCCCGGTCGCTGGCCACCGAGAACTATCGCAAACAGTTGGCGGCGCAACAGGAGATCGTGCAGAAGGGCACCCCGGTCATCAACGAATACTGGGTGACCGACCAGTCGGTGAAGGCGGCGACGCCGGATCGGGCGACCATGCTGATGTTCCTGCAGGGCCGGCGGGGCGCGGCGCCCGACGAGCGCTACATCAGCGCCACCGTCCGGGTGACGTTCGTCAAAGGCGACGACGACCGTTGGCGCGTCGACGACCTGGCCGTGCTGACCAAGCCGCGACCACCGGGGAACGGAAGGTGA
- a CDS encoding MlaD family protein — MLTPFIRRQLIAFGIITVIALSVLGIYYLQIPSLVGIGRYTLKAELPASGGLYPTANVTYRGITIGKVTDVEPTEKGAEATMSIDSRYKIPIDASANVHSVSAVGEQYLDLVSTGHPNKDFSPGQTITKGTVPAEIGPALDTANRGLAVLPKDKIAQLLDETAQSVGGLGPALQRLVDSTQAIVGDFKTNIADVNDILQNSGGVLQSQVDSGSAIERWARNLNKLGAQAAREDQSVRSVLHQAAPTADQVNDVFNDVRDSLPQTLANLEVVFDLLKRYHTGVEQVLVFLPQGASIAQTVAAPFPNMAALDLALSINQPPPCLTGFIPAAEWRSPADTSLQPLPSGTYCKIPMDTPANSVRGSRNIPCTDIPGKRAATPRECRDPKPYVPAGTNPWYGDPNQILTCPAPAARCDQPVKPGLVIPAPSVDNGMNPAPSDRVSGTPPPVSDPLSRPGSGTVQCNGQQPNPCVYTPSGPPSAIYSPQSGELVGPDGVKYSVENSTKTGDDGWKEMLAPAG; from the coding sequence TTGCTGACTCCCTTCATCCGGCGCCAGCTCATCGCATTCGGGATCATCACGGTGATCGCGCTGTCGGTGCTCGGCATCTACTACCTGCAGATCCCGAGCCTGGTGGGCATCGGCCGGTACACCCTGAAGGCCGAGCTGCCCGCCTCGGGTGGGCTGTACCCGACGGCCAACGTGACCTACCGCGGCATCACGATCGGCAAGGTCACCGATGTCGAGCCGACCGAAAAAGGCGCCGAGGCCACGATGAGCATCGACAGCCGCTACAAGATCCCGATCGATGCGTCGGCCAACGTGCATTCGGTGTCGGCCGTCGGTGAGCAGTATCTGGACCTGGTGTCCACCGGCCATCCGAACAAGGACTTCTCGCCGGGGCAGACCATCACCAAGGGGACGGTGCCGGCCGAGATCGGCCCGGCGCTGGACACCGCGAACCGGGGACTCGCCGTACTGCCCAAGGACAAGATCGCCCAATTGCTCGACGAGACAGCACAATCCGTCGGTGGGCTGGGCCCGGCCCTGCAGCGGCTGGTCGACTCGACGCAGGCGATCGTCGGCGACTTCAAGACCAACATCGCCGACGTCAACGACATCCTGCAGAACTCCGGCGGTGTGCTGCAGAGCCAGGTCGATTCCGGCAGCGCCATCGAGCGCTGGGCGCGCAACCTGAACAAGCTGGGCGCGCAGGCGGCCCGCGAGGACCAGAGCGTGAGAAGCGTTCTGCACCAGGCGGCGCCGACGGCCGATCAGGTCAACGACGTGTTCAACGATGTCCGGGACTCGCTGCCGCAGACGCTGGCCAACCTGGAGGTGGTCTTCGACCTGCTGAAGCGCTACCACACCGGCGTCGAGCAGGTGTTGGTGTTCCTGCCGCAGGGCGCCTCGATCGCGCAGACGGTCGCCGCGCCGTTCCCGAACATGGCCGCGCTCGACCTGGCGTTGTCCATCAACCAGCCGCCGCCCTGCCTGACGGGCTTCATCCCGGCGGCCGAGTGGCGGTCTCCCGCCGACACCAGCCTGCAACCGCTGCCGTCCGGCACCTACTGCAAGATCCCGATGGATACGCCGGCCAACAGCGTCCGCGGTTCCCGCAACATCCCGTGTACGGACATCCCGGGCAAGCGGGCCGCGACGCCGCGAGAGTGCCGCGATCCCAAACCGTACGTTCCAGCGGGCACCAACCCCTGGTACGGCGACCCCAATCAGATCCTGACCTGCCCGGCGCCGGCGGCACGCTGTGACCAGCCGGTCAAACCGGGCCTGGTGATCCCCGCACCGTCGGTCGACAACGGCATGAACCCGGCCCCCTCCGACCGGGTGTCGGGGACACCGCCGCCGGTCAGCGACCCTTTGTCGCGACCCGGCTCCGGTACCGTGCAGTGCAACGGCCAGCAGCCCAACCCGTGTGTTTACACTCCGAGCGGGCCTCCCTCGGCGATCTACAGTCCCCAGAGCGGTGAGCTGGTAGGGCCAGACGGAGTCAAGTACTCCGTCGAGAACTCGACCAAAACAGGAGACGACGGATGGAAGGAGATGCTGGCGCCGGCCGGCTGA
- a CDS encoding YoaK family protein, giving the protein MAVTSPVSERWTNVALLLLTFATGLADSISILVLGHVFVANMTGNVIFLGFWLAPRSSIDLTAVVVALPTFVCTTILSGRLARHFGARTRTWITTVLATEIVLLATLAILAGAGALHYHDDTKLVMIGVLAVTFGLQHSSARQFGIQELSTTVLTSTIVSFGLDSRLAGGTGAREKLRLTVVATMCAGAFLGATMSRFVVAPVMAVTAAVIATSLLIFRFGPPPVAS; this is encoded by the coding sequence ATGGCCGTTACCTCGCCGGTGTCGGAGCGATGGACCAACGTCGCGCTGCTGCTGTTGACCTTCGCCACCGGACTGGCGGACTCGATCAGCATCCTGGTCCTCGGCCACGTGTTCGTCGCGAACATGACGGGAAACGTGATCTTCCTCGGCTTCTGGCTCGCGCCCCGGTCGAGCATCGACCTGACCGCGGTGGTGGTTGCCCTGCCCACCTTCGTGTGCACCACCATCCTCAGCGGCCGGTTGGCACGACATTTCGGTGCGCGGACACGAACGTGGATCACCACCGTGCTGGCGACCGAGATCGTGTTGTTGGCGACGTTGGCGATCCTGGCAGGTGCGGGCGCGCTGCACTATCACGACGACACCAAGCTCGTCATGATCGGTGTGCTCGCGGTGACCTTCGGGTTGCAACATTCGAGCGCGCGGCAGTTCGGCATCCAGGAACTCTCCACGACCGTGCTGACGTCGACGATCGTCAGCTTCGGGCTGGACAGCCGCCTCGCCGGGGGCACGGGCGCCCGCGAAAAGCTGCGCCTCACCGTTGTCGCGACGATGTGCGCAGGCGCCTTCCTGGGTGCGACCATGTCACGGTTCGTGGTGGCCCCGGTCATGGCCGTCACCGCGGCGGTGATCGCCACCAGCCTGCTGATCTTCCGCTTCGGCCCGCCGCCCGTCGCTAGTTGA
- a CDS encoding Mce protein yields MEGDAGAGRLNPIDADDTLNTQATSEDSEESVGGAEPVSHEPTTEEPSEATVEDSPESEESQHGPQAAGDHNQVVERGPSRLRRGWLVGIAAVLVLCAGAVGTGGYLALHFHRVDQAIARDDAKALKAALDCVSVTQAPDTQAMAASEQKIIDCGTDAYRSQALLYTGMLVQAYQAANVHVTVSDARAAVERHNRDGSVDVLVALRVKVANDATQNETGYRLRVKMALAEGQYKISKLDQVTK; encoded by the coding sequence ATGGAAGGAGATGCTGGCGCCGGCCGGCTGAACCCCATCGACGCGGATGACACGTTGAACACCCAGGCGACGAGCGAGGATTCGGAAGAATCCGTCGGCGGAGCCGAGCCGGTGTCGCACGAACCCACGACGGAAGAGCCGTCCGAGGCGACGGTCGAAGATTCCCCAGAGTCCGAGGAGTCCCAGCACGGCCCGCAAGCAGCCGGCGACCACAACCAGGTCGTCGAGCGCGGTCCGTCGCGGCTGAGGCGCGGCTGGCTGGTCGGCATCGCCGCGGTGCTGGTGCTGTGCGCCGGCGCGGTCGGCACGGGCGGCTACCTCGCGCTGCATTTCCATCGCGTGGACCAGGCGATCGCGCGCGACGATGCCAAGGCGCTCAAGGCGGCGCTGGACTGCGTGTCGGTGACCCAGGCGCCGGACACCCAGGCGATGGCGGCCAGCGAACAGAAGATCATCGACTGCGGAACCGATGCCTACCGCTCGCAGGCCCTGCTCTACACCGGGATGCTCGTGCAGGCCTACCAGGCCGCCAACGTTCACGTCACGGTCTCCGATGCGCGGGCCGCCGTCGAGCGCCACAACCGCGACGGCTCGGTCGACGTGCTCGTCGCGCTGCGTGTCAAGGTGGCCAACGACGCGACCCAGAACGAAACCGGTTACCGGTTGCGGGTGAAGATGGCCCTCGCAGAAGGTCAATACAAAATCTCCAAACTCGATCAGGTAACGAAGTGA
- a CDS encoding phosphodiester glycosidase family protein, which yields MHLRAERAIVFPRRASLRRLAAFGAAVVATTALANAAGGAVARAADGRDLLAGAIAGTKGSYLVYNFGPGHPAPMLNASGSWYEMTNGGHLMIIKNAAGRLSPHLLVDTHQGEQAKCEHNPGARTSEGLWQASELYAPLQAWQRMGQPTIAINANFFDVRGQKGGSWRQTGCSSPLGAFVDNTHGQGRANQAVTGTVAYPGKQGLSGGGESWSALTTMIMPTGGAPYVVWPRAKNDYDAATPVVADLLNKNERFVAVSGIGLLAPGNMGQLQDGGPSAARTALAYSKQKDEMYVFEGGSYTPDNMQDLFRGLGSESAVLLDGGTSSAIVLRRDTGGMWAGAGSPRGSCDTRQVLCDSHERALPSWLAFN from the coding sequence ATCCACCTCCGGGCCGAAAGGGCTATCGTGTTTCCCCGACGAGCCAGCTTGCGCCGGCTGGCGGCCTTCGGCGCTGCCGTAGTCGCGACCACCGCGCTGGCCAACGCCGCGGGCGGCGCCGTCGCGCGCGCCGCCGACGGCCGCGACCTGCTCGCCGGCGCCATCGCCGGCACCAAGGGCTCGTATCTGGTCTACAACTTCGGGCCGGGCCACCCCGCGCCGATGCTCAATGCGAGCGGCAGCTGGTACGAGATGACCAATGGCGGCCACCTGATGATCATCAAGAACGCGGCGGGACGACTGTCGCCCCATCTGTTGGTCGACACCCACCAGGGCGAGCAGGCCAAGTGCGAACACAACCCGGGCGCCCGCACCAGCGAGGGGCTTTGGCAGGCCTCTGAGCTCTACGCGCCGCTTCAGGCGTGGCAGCGGATGGGGCAACCCACCATCGCGATCAATGCCAACTTCTTCGACGTGCGCGGCCAGAAGGGCGGGTCGTGGCGCCAGACCGGCTGCAGCTCGCCACTGGGCGCGTTCGTCGACAACACCCACGGCCAGGGCCGGGCCAACCAGGCCGTCACCGGGACCGTCGCGTATCCCGGCAAGCAGGGACTGTCGGGCGGCGGCGAGAGCTGGAGCGCGCTGACGACGATGATCATGCCCACGGGCGGTGCCCCCTACGTGGTGTGGCCCCGCGCCAAGAACGATTACGACGCCGCGACTCCCGTGGTCGCGGACCTGCTCAACAAGAACGAGAGGTTCGTCGCGGTGTCGGGGATCGGGCTGCTGGCACCCGGCAACATGGGCCAGCTCCAGGACGGCGGCCCCAGCGCCGCCCGCACGGCGCTGGCCTACTCGAAGCAGAAGGACGAGATGTACGTCTTCGAGGGCGGCAGCTACACGCCGGACAACATGCAAGACCTGTTTCGCGGACTGGGCAGCGAGAGCGCGGTCCTGCTCGACGGTGGAACTTCGTCGGCCATCGTGCTGCGCCGTGACACCGGGGGCATGTGGGCCGGCGCGGGATCTCCGCGGGGGTCGTGCGACACCCGTCAGGTGCTCTGCGATTCGCACGAGCGCGCGCTGCCCAGCTGGCTGGCGTTCAACTAG
- a CDS encoding mammalian cell entry protein: protein MSPRRRFSPGEGPLLVAEPLPARRPWAAPLAAAASAVLMVAAITMCALVLVSHEGRQREESKDRQVLAYVTGFMTQFTSLDPFHANDYVTGVLGQATGDFAKEYHDKANEILLQVARAEPATGSVLDAGVERWNDDGSATIIVATAVSTKSPDGKQVFENTSRWVATATREGKQWKISSLQQVI from the coding sequence GTGAGCCCGCGCCGCAGGTTTTCTCCCGGCGAAGGGCCGCTGCTCGTCGCGGAACCGTTGCCGGCCCGACGGCCGTGGGCAGCGCCGCTGGCCGCCGCGGCGTCCGCGGTGCTGATGGTGGCGGCGATCACGATGTGCGCCCTGGTGCTGGTCTCGCACGAGGGTCGCCAGCGCGAAGAGTCGAAAGACCGCCAGGTGCTCGCCTACGTGACCGGCTTCATGACGCAGTTCACCTCTCTGGATCCGTTCCACGCCAACGACTACGTGACCGGGGTGCTGGGCCAGGCCACGGGCGACTTCGCCAAGGAGTATCACGACAAGGCCAACGAGATACTGCTCCAGGTCGCCCGCGCCGAACCCGCCACCGGCTCCGTGCTGGACGCGGGGGTGGAGCGCTGGAACGACGACGGCAGCGCCACGATCATCGTGGCGACGGCGGTCAGCACTAAATCGCCGGACGGAAAACAGGTCTTCGAAAACACGAGTCGTTGGGTGGCGACGGCCACGCGGGAAGGGAAGCAGTGGAAGATCAGCAGCCTGCAGCAGGTGATCTGA